In Hypanus sabinus isolate sHypSab1 chromosome 25, sHypSab1.hap1, whole genome shotgun sequence, the genomic stretch atcccaaaggctcaccactggtcaccaacctccatgcagaatgtgaccatctacaaccactcttcgccttctgtgggcaagccagttccggatccacaaagcaatgtccccttggatctcatgcctccttactttctcgatAAGTCTCGCacggagtaccttatcaaataccttgctaaaatccatatacactacagctacggctctactttcatcaatgtgtttagtcacaaactcaaaaaattcaatcagacctgtaaggcatgatctgcctttgacaaatccatgctgactactcctaatcatattatacctctccaaatggtcataaatcctgcctctcaggattttctccatcatcttaccaactgaaataagactcactagtctataatttcctgggctatccttactccctttcttgaataaggaaacaacatctgcaaccatccaattctccagaacttctcccgtcctcattgatgatgcacagatcatcgccagaagctcaacaatctcctccttcacttcccatagtagcctgaggtacatcttgaccagtcctggtgacttatccaacttgatgctttccaaaaaccccagatcctcttccttaatatctacatgctcaaacttttcagtctgctgcaagtcattcctacaatctccaagatctttttccatagtgaatactgaagcaaagtattcattaagtacctctgccatctcctccggttccatacacacttttccactgtcacacttgattggtcctatcctcTGACATCTTTTccctttgctcttcacatacttgtagaatgcctttggattttccttaatcctgtctgccaaggctttctcatggccccttctgactctcctaatttcattcttaagctccttcctgctagccttataatcttctagatctctatcattacctagttttttgaaccttttgtaagctcctcttttcttcttgactagatttacgacagcctttgtacaccatggttcctgtatgctaccatcctttccctgtctacgcagaaccccacgcaaaaatcccctgaatatttgccacatttcttccatacgtttccctgagaacatctgcttccaatttatgATTCCAAGTTCccgcctgatagcttcatatttctccttacccCAAATatacatttccctaacttgtctgttcttatccctctccagtgctatggtaaagaagatagaattatgatcctTATCTccgaaatgctctcccactgagagacccaacacatgaccaggtttatttcctaATATGAGATCAAGTACAGCATCTCCTCCTGTAGGCtaatctatatattgtgtcaagaaaccttcctgaacacacctaacaaactccattccATCTAAGCCCCtctctctagggagatgccaatcaatatttgggaaattaaattctTCCACcagaacaaccctgttattattactcctttccagaatctgtctccctatctgctcctcaatgtccctgttactctcGGGTGGTCTATGAAAAACACCTAGTAGAGAGTtaatgaccccttcctgttcctaacttgcaCCCACAGAAaatccatagacaaccccttcatgatttcctccttttctgcagccatgacactatctctgatcaatagtgctataccccacctcttttgcctcccccccagttctttctgaaacacctaaagcctggcacttgaagtagccatttctgccccttcaccatccaagtctctgtgatggccacaacatcatatctccaagtgctgatccacgctgtaAGCTCAGCCGCTttattcacaatactccttgcattaaaatagacacatctcaaaccatcggtctgagcgtatcccttctctatcactgcctatcctccctctcacactgtctacaagctttctctatttgtgagccaacttcctcttccccagtctcttcagttcggttcccaccccccagcaattctcgGTTAAACTGTCCCCAATAGActttgcaaacctccccaccaggatattggcccccctgggatttaagtgcaacccatctttttgtacaggtctctcctgccccagaagaggtcccaatgatccagaaatctgaatccctgtcccctgctccagtccctcagccatgcatttatcctccacctcactatacTATACTATACTATACTATACTATACTATACTATACTATACTACACTATAGGAGTAtactattcctatactcactgtcacgtggcacaggcagtaatcccaagatcctgcttctcaacttccttcctaactccctatagtctgctttcaggacctcctcccttttcctacttatgtcattggtaccaatatgtaccacgacctctggttgttctccttcccacttcaagatatcatggacgcgatcagaaacatctcggaccctggcacctgggaggcaaactaccatccgtgtttctttcctgcatccacagaatcgcctgtctgacctcctaactatggagtcccctatcacgactgccttcctcttcctttccctacccttctgtaccacaggaccagactctgtgccagaggcacgaccactgttgtttaccccaggtaggctgtctcccccaacagtactcaaacaggagtacttattgttaagggggacggCCACTGGGGTGCTCTCTAGTATCTGCTTTttgcccttctctctcctgactgttaaCCATTTATCTATCTGCCCAGGACCCAGAGTGGCTACCTGCctttagctcctctctatcacatcctcacattCCCTGACCattcaaaggtcatcgagctgcatcttcagttccctaacccggtccctaaggagctgcaactcgacacacctggtgcagatgtggccgtccggaaGGCTGGGAGTTTCCAGGACTtctcacatctgacaccgagcatagaacaccggcctcacacatattctttctgtctgtattctaaacagataacctaccttaCCTCAACCTGTTAGCATcgaagccccattgagccaaagccttcctactctgtctccctctactccgaccccgctctgtaaagctgtcttctttttaaactcttcccgctgttctcactggccgacttCCACGCGCTTGCGCGGTCATGCCCCATTCAAGCAGCTGAAGAATTACCCCTGTTAAAATGCATGGCATTAAAATATAGCTCCTTCAATCTAGAGACATGGGTACTGATTTGCGAGACTGGTATTTATTCCCCTGTGATGAAGACTGCCCATGTTCATCCACCCGTCCGGTACAGACGGCCATGTTTCTTTGTCCCACTGCATAGCAGTTTTTAATGAACTCACCAACTTGCCCATGCTGCTTCAGCTGACAGGTGAAAGTCGGGGCAgggcatagaacacagaacagtgcagagaCATTGGTCCATGGTGTCTGAGCTGAAAATACCAAGTTAACCATGATGCCACCATGCATGGGGTAAAATAGAGACACAAGAGGCTTCAGAGGTTGAAATCTGGAGGAAAGGTAAACTGCTGGGTTAGGATGAGTCAAttatgggcatgttatgttggtccCAAAGCttgacaacacttgcaggctgccccaagcACATCCACAAACTGTGCTGGCTGTTcaatatatttcactgtatgtttcgatgttgcaatgcatatgtgacaaataaaccttaTTGTATTTTATAAATCAGCAAATTCAGTGGCATCTATGTGGGAGGCAAAGGGGTGGTTGACTTTTTGGGTGAAGAGCCTGCATTGGGACGTTAAGCCAGTGTACAGAAAAGGGAGGCAgaggctggcagatgataggtggaaagaaGAGAAAAATAGATAGGTGGAGCTCCGTGGAAATGGGAAGGGTGGAGACAGAAGCTCACAGGTGCAAGGAAAGAGTTAAATTTGATTTCTCCTTGGTATATGCTAAAATGTGTAAGTTGAAATGATGTCAGCTTGGAATGCAGTAATAGCCTGTTTTGCCTCTTACTGACCAATGTTTTGTCTCTATTTTGAATGAACATCATTAAGCTTAGATACCAGTGGAGAATTTTTGCCTCTTTGCACATCTGCTTTCTCTATTTTTAAGTTGTGCACATTTAAGCCAAAGGTTGCAAGAGATAAAAAGGAGTCCTGAAGGGGACAATTATTTTATGCAAGTGGAAAATCTCCTCTTAGGCTGGGACACAATTGGAACTAAGAgctagagatggagacagggacatctggggagagagagagagactggaaaggcTATTGGTCAATTGCAGTTCCCTCCAGCTGTATATTGTATGGCATGCATAAGTATTATTTTGACTCTTTTatatataatattaataaatttATTTAATATGCGTACAGTGCCTTCTTTTTTTCCAACTACCTTAAAACTAATCAGAAAACTCCAAAACTTGGACCACAATAccctcttgtgcaattggatcctggatttcctcacttgcagaccccagtgcCCCAGTGTGTTCAGATTGGCAGAAACATCTCCTCTagaatctctatcagcacaggagcaccacaggaacGTGTGCTTAGTTcccgctctactcactttacatctgTGACTGTGCGGCCAAGTACAGCTCCAGCACCATATACAAGCCTGCTGATGACAACGCTGCTGTGggttgttgtggtgaactacatacatatacctgcctggacatgcccctcctccccccccccccacccgctgactgctcctgtggctcctcccactgaccccggtataaaggcgattggaggcacagacccttcctcagtctccaggatgttgtgtggtggtcacttgctgcttgtgctttcttccagccaataaaagcctaccttaacccacgtctcagttgtatcaaaggtggtgattaaTCAacgtacaggagggagactgaaaacttggctgaatggggtaataacagcaacctctcagTCAATGACAGTAAGCCCAAGAAACTGACTGTAGTCTCCAGGaaaggaaaaccagaggtccatgagccaattctcatcggaggatcagaggtggagagggcagaaactttaaatttctgggagtatCCATCTCAGAGTACCTGTCCTccacccatcatataaatataattgcaaagaaagcatgattGTGCCTCTACTTCACCAGGAGTCTGCAGAAATTCAGTATGTAATCAAAAACCTTGCTAAACTTCTATATATGTGTGGTGGCAagagtgctgactggctgcactatggcctggtacggaaacatcaatgcctttgagtggaaactCCTACATAAGGTCGTGGATTTGGCCCTGTATATCATGGAtaaaccttcccaaccattgaccacatctacatgaatcattgctgtagaaaagcagcatccatcatcagagatccccgtcaccaggccatgctcttttctcactgctgccatcaggtaggaggtacaagtgcctcaggactcgcaccactaggttcaagaacagtaaccacccctcaaccatcaggctcctgaacaaaaggggataactacactcattctgttTCTGGTGGTTCCACTTTAACGTTTCTATAtcatgttatttcatgctctttatttactgctatttatttttatttacatttgcatggtttgtgtccagtgatcctgtttacagttactgctctatagatttgttaaatatgcccgcaggaaaaagaatctcagtgttgtatgtggtgacatgtataactctgataataaattttactttgaattttgaaataccTCTTGCTGGGGAAATTAGGAAAGAACTAGGAACGAAACTTACAAAATATTTTTTGTtagtggaggtgataggtaggaccATATAGGGAAGAGGTGACAGGTAGGTGTTACcaagtgggagaggggaaagtAAGGGTGATCTAAGAGAGGAGAAATCTAGGGATGTGGGTAATGGGCAGAGAGAATCAAGTGGGGAAGAGTGATGGGTATAGTGTAGGTGAAAGGGGTAGAGTTGGAGTAGGAAACGTGAACAATAGGAGAGAGAACGTGTCAACTGAGAGAGAAAGGAACTGAGATTGGAAAGTATAATGTTCAAGCCACTGGGTTGCTGGTTACCTAAGTGAaatatgaggtgctgttcttCTAGTTTGATCTGAGTCTCATCCAGTGgaagaagcaatggaacaacaGGTCAATGTAGGAACAAAGTTATTGGGTAGGATCTGCACTCATTTTCCCTAGATTATTTAGCATTTTTGTCACTGCACTCCCAGCCTTTCATCCATCAGCTGGAAGCCACTGCATCTTCCAAGGGTGGTGATACTGTATATTTATTGCATATACATtcaatagccactttattagttacctcctgaaACTaacaatgtggccactgagtgtatatttgtggtcTCCTGCTGTTGTTGCCCACCCTGACAGCTGGAGCCAGTCTGGTCATTTtctcctgacctctctcattaacaaggcacagagctgccactcactgggtgctatttttttgtttttcacaccattctctgtaaactctagagaccattgTGCATGAAAACGCCAGGAACTTCTATCTCAACCCACCCTGTCTCatagcaacaatcattccacagccaaGGTCacaccaggggtgattgatatgttcgtggaagGAGTCacctttagaaaacctagcacatttatttttcaatatctccttctaccttaggccatgaacttatcaatcacccctgctgcagacactttctggaggtccaagatccatatgctccatgaccactggactaagtgtgtaaatgtaggaggggacttcattgaaaaataaatgtgcaaggtTTTCtagaattgactccttctaccttaggccacaaacttatcaatcacccctgctatatcacatttcttccccattctggtatttggtctgaacaacgtctgaacctcttgaccatgtctgcatgcttttatgcattgaattgctgccacgtaattggcagattagatatttgcattaatgagcaggtgtgcagcTTTTCCTAATATGGTGGCTACTGAGTATATATTATGTTATGTTGGCCTTTTCCATGTAGAATAATGGTTTGTTCAGTGATCTCTGGGAACTGGAATACCAACTACCTCCTCTGTTCCCCCAGATAAAACAGCAAGAACCATGCTGGGTGCTTTATTATTGTTGTAATTTATTCTCTTTACCCTGTTTTCCAACCCCATTTATGTAACCACTAAATTAACAGCAGGCTCCTCAATTCCCAAGACAGTTATATCCATCCATATTAAGCCTGGCCTGGTATAGCGTAGTGGGAAAGTGCTGAGGGATTTTTTACATGAATGGGCTCTTGGCTGTAGCAGGGAAAATTTGTTGTGCTCAGAATTCACTGCTACTGGGAAgcagaacaaataaatacaaggCATCTTAATTTTTGCATTGGTACAGACAAAACACTTTATAATGGAAGCCATTGCATCTTCATGGAAGGGAAGATCGGTGGCCTGTTCCCAGTTACCAGAAGGGAGCTTCGAAGATGATGGGATCACTGACGTTTGCATATCAGAACGGGACTGCGCCTGTCACTGATAGCAGCCCCCCTGCTTCTGTGGCTGTTCTGGACCTTCTCACTGGAACTTTATGTGTTTAAACTGGGAGGTGCAACGAAATCTGGCGTCCGGAGACCTGGAGCAGAACAGATACGGCAGACACGGGCAGGTGTGGTGTTGCCTCTTCCCGGAGAATGGAACCTGCAGTGGTAAAGAGAGGCAACATCAGCTACAGATCTAGGTTATAACAGAAAACATAGCAATGAAATTCATGGGACTAATCCTTCTACCTATTCATCAGGTCAGATGTGGACCTAGACATAATGAACCCTGGTGTAGATCCTGCGACCAATTCCCATATAGACCAAGTATAAGACcatctggagacacaagagactgcagatgctgaaatttggagtaacaaactgctggaggaacctagtgggtcaagcaacatctgtggtaGGAAAGGAATcgttgatatttcaggttgaaactcTGCACCAGAGCTGAGGGTGGAGAGGCGAGATGGCCAGCATAAAGTGAGAAGGATTGCAAGGTGGACTGAGGAGAGTTAGGGAATGGTATGCCTTCTGGTATTGATTGGCAGTACAAATGACACTGTCACTGGTTCCAGTACTGACCCCTGAAACAGACACAGCAATCATTAATATACTGAGTAAATGGAGCCTTAATGTACTGACTGTGGTAGTGAGCCACAAGTATATTGATTGTAGTACTAAGACCCCCAATTATTTACTGTGGTAATGTCCCTGGTATTGAGCTCCAGTATACTGGCTCTGAACTTAAAGCACTGATCACAGAGATATGGTGAAAGAAAGCAGGACAGGCAACTCAATGGCCCAGGGGACAGAATCTTCAAGCAAGATGGGAGGGATGTAAAAGAACTACGTAACACTAAAGAATGTATTAAGGAAGTAACGAGAGAAGATATCCCCAAGAGGGCCTTGCATAAGAGTTAAAGAGCAAAATGGTTGTTGGGGTAAGGGGGCAGTGGGGTTTATTCTCTTCCACAAGTATGCTACATGCATCCTGCTGGTTAGTAGGAGACAGGGTCAGACAAATTGCAGagagatgtacagtatgtgtgatAAGGTTACATCAATAGGAGATTTCAGCTTCACCAGTATTTACTAGGATCACTTCAGTGCAAAAAGGGAACGAGGAAATGGAATTTTTAAAGTGCTTTCAGAAGAGTTTTATTCAGCAGTGCACAGGGAAGGTAAAGTGCAGCACCTAATCATAAAGAAGATGGCTGAGCATTTTGCGGCCAGTGACCGTAAGTTTAAAGGTGGTTATGGAGATGGATAAGGATTAGCTGGAAATGACGAAATGAAAACAGATGAAATTTGATTTCAATATCACAAGGCGGAACCTGGCACAAGTAGACTAAGAATAGTGACTTGCCGGGAGGTCTAACCAGATAAGTGATGGTcagtgaaatgtgaaatgatgaAATGATATAAAGGAAGATAATGCTGATATAAAGAGCAGGAAACAGGAGAGGTTCTTCAGAGGTATAGAAAGTGCAGGAAGGttatttaaaatgaaattagAAGGACAAAACAGGCTTGAAATATTACTAACTGAGAAGACTTATTGGGttgaaagggcctgttaccatgctatatttctaaataaaattaaagaaaattaTTTTGTATGTATTCTGATGGAAACCCTATTAGAATGTACGTGGGAATTTGTACTATTGGAGATCATGTTTTTTATAAAAGTTTTTAACCAAAGAATATTTTTTTGGAATTTAATTATACCTTTGCCCTGACCAAATTTATCCCTGAACTAACAACACTGAAAGCAGGTAGTTCGGTGACTGAAACCAATGCTGTTTGTAGAATTTTACTATGTCCAAGCTGATTATTATGGAACTACTGACTGTATTTCAAAAGTGTTACCTGTAGCACATTTTGGGATGTCCTTGGGTTAAAAGAAAAGTTATACAAATATCACAAGGGATGGGTTATTGTATAGTTTTGTTGATAAACAGAAACCCAAAGAAtttgtcctgccaaagggtttcagcccgaaatgtcgactgcactctttttctagatgctacctgacctgctgggttcctccagcattttgtgtgtgttgctcggatttccagcatcttcagattttctcttgtttgggattTGTCCCACCTAAGCTCTGACAGTATGCCCCAATTCTCAGTAAACAAATACAAAGCTGCTATGGAAATAGTAAAGTCTGGCATAagacagctgagggaaaaggctTCTTTAACTACTGAACCTGCAATGTGAGCGAGGAGTGGTTTCTATATTGAAACTATCATAGAGAAACTGTGTACTAAGTGGGCAAAAAAATTCAAGTCAGTGGATTAATGCAGTTCAGGTGATCCTTGTTATTCTATAATGCCCCAGTCACAGTTCAGGAACAGGGTCTGGCTCAGAACAATTTGGCTAATTGTAGCATTATCTTAGATAGTGAGGTTCAGTGCTACAGTTCACGGTTGTCCTTCGTCTTCTCCCCCCTCTGCCCCCATCTCCTCCTCATGTTGGACTCGGACTGGACTTTGTTGATCTTaatgcatcatcaatgaggtAGAATGGCAGATTCCAACCTTGTGACTGAAGGGATGACACTTATCTCCTTCCTGTCCCTGCGGAGTGCACATTCGCAGTCCACGGAGCCATAGACTGACGGCACAACAGGAGCCCGGGCCACACTGTACATCCCGATCACAAGCCTGTGAAGAGAGAGAGGTACAGTTACAGTACAACAACCAATTACAGATAAGCATTGCACAAAGGGCGAAGTGAAAACTTATCATATAGTGACGTTTGGAATATTTATTCCCTCTTTCATATGAATTAACTTTAAACTCGGTGCACCTGAACATTCTGTTGGATTCTGTGTCCCTGAACCAGTTTCTAAACCCAAACCAGTTTCACTCCCTTGACAGTTACTGTATGCTTCTACCTTACCCTTGCCTCTTAAGTCACTTAAGTGTACATTTGGGGGGCAGGGGACATTGGGAGATTTTCACCTGTCATCTAATGTTGAATCTCAGCTGAGACTGTCAAGAAGAACATAGTAATTACACAGTAACTGGtaagcaaagaaagaaaaaaaatcatctttcATGTTGTGACTAGCTTGAATGGGAATTTCAGTTGTTATGGACCAGAAGCTCTTTTTCTGTGCCGTATGACTCTATCACATCTTATTGCTTCCCGACATTGCTGTCCATCTCTATTAGCTTCTgctctgatctcagtggttgacaCTTGATCGTTTTTCCATTGCCGGTGAACAAATGAGAACTCTTTCCCCTAGTGTGTGCTGATTTGCCTTTGAGCATCCTGGTGGTGATATGATACAATGATGCTGGTGTTTTTGTCCAATCGTACAGCTGGTTTTCTATCATTTGATGTACAAAATAAGTCAGACATGAGGTAAGGAAAGCCTACCTTGGTGAgttgtcatagaatcatagagagaTGCATCACAGAAGCTGGCCTTTTGGGCCATCAACTCCATTTCTGATCATTAAAAACATCCATTCACATTATTCCCGTATTTTATACTGCCCGCAATTTCATTAACTCCCTCCAGTTTCTGCCATTCACCTACAcacttgggacaatttacagagcCCAATTAATTTACCAAACAAcaggtctttgggatgtgggggaaAGCAGAAACACTTGGAAGAGACCCATGGGGCTGCAAAGAGAaagtgcagactccacacagacagcacctagCTCAGTATTGAAACATAACTGTAAGAGATCATAGACACAACATCTCCTGTTCCTCCTGACAAAGTACACATGACATAGTTCACACACTCGATCCCCAAGTGCTATTTTCTTTAAGAAATCTATTTAATTTTCAGATAACAGATCTTTAACCCAAGTAtgtttttgcattatatataagGTCACATTGCATGACTATCTTTATATCTCATttcactataagaccataagatattaggccattcaacccatcgagtctgctcccacattccatcatggctgatcccagatcccactcatccCCATagacctgccttcttgccatatcctttgatgccctgatcgctttaaatatacccacggacttggcctccaccgcagtctgtggcaaagcattccacgaGTTCACTACTccatggctaaaaaaaaatttcctccttacctctgttctaaaagcttGCCCCTCAGcttttagttctggatacccccactgcaggaaacatcctctccacatccaccctttctagtcctttcaatattctgaaggtttcaatgagatccccatgcattcttctaaatttcagtgagtacaggcccaaacctgccaaatgcttttcatatgttaaccccttcattcccggaatcatcgtcatgaacctcctctggactctctgcaGTGTACTGCTTTGTATTT encodes the following:
- the prok1 gene encoding prokineticin-1, with protein sequence MKILLLLTFLLLLNLSRSIVITGACDRDVQCGPGSCCAVSLWLRGLRMCTPQGQEGDKCHPFSHKVPFSGKRQHHTCPCLPYLFCSRSPDARFRCTSQFKHIKFQ